The Vibrio maritimus genomic interval CTTATTCTTGATATGATTAGAGAAGGTGTTCTGCTATCGTTTGATAGACAAAGTAAGGCGTTGCAGCGTATATCTTTAACTTTGCTTGATGAAGATAAGCCTAATTATCGTTTCCCTAATGACCTCCCTAGCCCTCTCAAGCCAGAAATGACAAAAGATTATGTTCATGAGTCTATGGGGGAACCTTTCGAATCTAAACCCTCAATTGAATTTATGGGAAAAGTTTGGGGGGAAGTGGAACATTATTTTATGAGAAGGAATGTATTTGGTGACCTATCTCAATTAGTGTCTTATGTTCAAGGACAACAAATGGTTAAGTCTCTCACGTATCTTTATACCAAAGACGTGTCATGGGGAGAACTTCGTTAGAGTTATTGAACATAATTTGTAAGTTAAGAAGACTCCATGTAAAAGCAATATAGTAATGTCCTGTTTGAGCAACTTTAAAAGGCCGTCCAAGCAACCATCGCTACGATGATCGTTTTCGAGCTGAAATATTAAGGATCGTGCGTGAGCAATACTTCGACTTCTCACCAACGTTTGCGCTAGAAAAACTCTCTGAGGATCACAACCTGACGGTGTCTAAAGAGACGCTCCGTCAATGGATGATTGCTGACGGTCTATGGACTCCACACTCTAAGCGCAAGCCAAAAGTCTATCAACATCGCTATCGCAGAGATTGCCTTGGCGAACTCATTCAAATTGATGGCTCGCACCATGGCTGGTTTGAAGGACGCAGCGACAAATGTTGTCTATTGGTCTTCATCGATGATGCAACTGGTCGCTTGATGAACTTAAGATTCAGTGAAACCGAGTCAGCGTTTGATTACATGAAAGGGTTGTGTCGCAAAGTTTGGCATTCTAGGTTAAGATCTACCCAATATCTACTTAACACTCTGAATATTAATGTTTAAAGGTTGCCACTTCCCCTCTGAAGTTATTCTTGAAACCATCCGTTATTACCTAGCTTACAAGCTCAGTTATCGCGAGATTGAAGAAATACAGAAGGAGCGTGGCATCACCATTGACCATGCGACTATTAACCGGTAGGTCATCAAATTCACGCCGATTTTGGAGCATAAAGTCAGACGTAAAAAGAAGTCGGTATCGAGCTCGTGGCGGATGGACGAGACGTACATCAAAATTAAGGGCGAATGGTTTTATTACTATCGAGCCGTTGATAAATTTGGTGACGCTATCGATTATTATCTGAGCCCAACTCGAGATGAAGCAGCCGCCAAAGCCTTTCTGAA includes:
- a CDS encoding DUF6392 family protein, with the translated sequence MIEVGRMISMMGCTLEEIIDAGLLKPNQKPKPRHSGDDELILDMIREGVLLSFDRQSKALQRISLTLLDEDKPNYRFPNDLPSPLKPEMTKDYVHESMGEPFESKPSIEFMGKVWGEVEHYFMRRNVFGDLSQLVSYVQGQQMVKSLTYLYTKDVSWGELR